One Fundulus heteroclitus isolate FHET01 chromosome 1, MU-UCD_Fhet_4.1, whole genome shotgun sequence genomic window carries:
- the LOC105934245 gene encoding carbohydrate sulfotransferase 11 — protein MGMPRGGRLFLATCLCSFFVLVLYFQSVTKPESALKTGSIPGKSRRSPLQTIYKGDQKPLELTGAQKPLQGRREVLEQACLSHTKKRRVLSPEDLKHLIVDDKHGLIYCYVPKVACTNWKRVLMVLTSNGRYTDPLSIPANEAHVPSNLRTLSEFSVTEINQRLRSYLKFVFVREPFERLVSAYRNKFTRSYNTAFHKRYGTKIIRRHRQNPKAEALEKGNDVSFREFVQYLVDPRTQREGPLNEHWERVHSLCHPCLIHYDVVGKYETLEPDAHAVLKLAGVEGKVQFPTSGKTTTTDSSMAARFFKYISPFYQKKLFNLYRMDFLLFNYSTPEYLRT, from the exons AATCGGCTTTGAAGACTGGCAGCATACCAGGGAAGAGTCGAAGAAGTCCACTGCAGACCATTTACAAAGGAGACCAG AAGCCGCTGGAGCTGACGGGAGCCCAGAAGCCCCTCCAAGGCCGCAGGGAGGTGTTGGAGCAGGCGTGTCTGAGCCACACCAAGAAGCGGCGGGTGCTTTCGCCAGAGGATCTCAAACACCTCATTGTGGATGATAAACACGGCCTTATTTACTGCTACGTGCCTAAG GTAGCCTGCACCAACTGGAAGCGCGTGCTAATGGTCCTCACCAGCAACGGCCGCTACACTGACCCTCTTTCCATCCCTGCCAACGAGGCCCATGTGCCAAGTAACCTCCGCACGCTCTCCGAGTTCTCAGTGACGGAGATAAACCAGCGCCTTCGCAGCTACCtcaagtttgtttttgtgcGGGAGCCCTTTGAACGCCTCGTGTCCGCCTACCGCAACAAGTTCACGCGTAGCTACAACACGGCCTTCCATAAGCGTTATGGAACCAAGATCATCCGCCGGCACCGGCAGAACCCCAAGGCCGAAGCCCTGGAGAAAGGAAACGACGTCTCTTTCCGAGAGTTCGTTCAGTATCTGGTGGACCCTCGAACGCAGCGGGAGGGCCCTCTGAACGAGCACTGGGAGCGGGTGCACTCCCTGTGCCACCCCTGTCTGATCCACTACGACGTAGTGGGCAAGTATGAAACTCTGGAGCCGGATGCTCATGCCGTGCTAAAGTTAGCAGGAGTGGAGGGCAAAGTTCAGTTTCCAACGTCTGGCAAGACCACCACGACTGACAGCAGCATGGCCGCACGCTTCTTTAAGTACATCAGCCCGTTCTATCAGAAGAAACTCTTCAACCTGTATCGCATGGACTTCTTACTCTTTAATTACTCCACGCCGGAGTATCTGAGAACTTAG